Proteins from a genomic interval of Caulobacter sp. SL161:
- a CDS encoding glutathione S-transferase family protein, with protein MIKVHHLNESRSQRILWLLEELGLPYEVVQHTRDAKTRLAPPSLTDVHPLGKSPVIQDGDLVVIESGAIIDYVIRRHGGGRLAPGAASADYDRYQQWLHYAEGSAMLPLMLNMYVGRLGEAGAPLHPRIQSEIANHLSYVDQSLAGRDYFVGDSLTGADIQMSFVPEVAKAMGKLADYPNMAAWIGRMHARPAWKTALDKGGPYALGA; from the coding sequence ATGATCAAGGTTCACCACCTCAACGAGTCGCGCTCGCAGCGGATCCTCTGGCTGCTGGAGGAGCTGGGCCTGCCCTATGAAGTCGTCCAGCACACCCGCGACGCCAAGACGCGCCTGGCCCCGCCCTCGCTGACCGACGTCCACCCGCTGGGCAAGTCGCCGGTGATCCAGGACGGCGATCTGGTGGTCATCGAGTCCGGCGCGATCATCGACTATGTGATCCGTCGCCACGGCGGCGGGCGCCTGGCCCCGGGTGCGGCCAGCGCCGACTACGACCGTTACCAGCAGTGGCTGCACTACGCCGAAGGCTCGGCCATGCTGCCGCTGATGCTCAACATGTATGTAGGGCGACTGGGCGAGGCCGGCGCGCCGCTGCACCCGCGCATCCAGTCCGAGATCGCCAACCACCTGTCCTATGTCGACCAGAGCCTGGCGGGCCGCGACTACTTCGTCGGCGACAGCCTCACCGGCGCCGACATTCAGATGAGCTTCGTGCCCGAAGTCGCCAAGGCCATGGGCAAGCTGGCCGACTATCCGAACATGGCCGCGTGGATCGGCCGCATGCACGCCCGTCCGGCCTGGAAGACCGCGCTCGACAAGGGCGGGCCCTACGCGCTGGGGGCTTAA
- a CDS encoding acyl-CoA dehydrogenase family protein yields the protein MTDTVAENTNETLILPGLTGLLRAAADAVGLFVAEAKPAVLAHIAPNGGKVDRKLADVHQHRVHGYGWCASYAELMNQVAGWAERLEAEGRFGEIEALLAQLLFSEYCAQLVGGVPMNQGEIVRPQHLVEDRAVLNRLASEAMTRLAAEGGSQAVKARIAQRLAEARGRPTLEQTGLDETFEMIRDQFHAFAEEKVTPFAHEWHLKDELIPLELVQELGELGVFGLTIPEEYGGSGMGKTAMCVVSEELSRAWIGVGSLATRSEIAGELILTGGTDAQKEYWLPKIASAEILPTAVFTEPNTGSDLGALRTRGELKGDQYVVTGNKTWITHAARADVMTLLVRTDPATTDYRGLSMLLAPKPRGTDEAPFPAEGMSGGEIGVIGYRGMKEYELGFDGFTVPAENLLGGVPGQGFKQLMATFESARIQTAARAVGVAQAALEVGLSYALDRKQFGQPIFDFPRVHNKLAMMAAEIMGVRQLTYFAAHQKDEGKRCDLEAGMAKLIAARVAWAAADNALQIHGGNGFAMEYAASRLLADARILNIFEGAGEIQAQVIARRLLDGGN from the coding sequence ATGACCGACACGGTCGCCGAGAACACCAACGAGACCCTGATCCTGCCGGGCCTGACGGGCCTGTTGCGCGCGGCCGCCGACGCGGTGGGACTGTTCGTGGCCGAGGCCAAGCCGGCTGTGCTGGCGCACATTGCGCCGAATGGCGGCAAGGTCGACCGCAAGCTCGCCGACGTCCACCAGCACCGCGTCCACGGCTATGGCTGGTGCGCCTCGTACGCCGAGTTGATGAACCAGGTCGCCGGTTGGGCCGAGCGGCTGGAGGCCGAAGGTCGCTTTGGCGAGATCGAGGCCCTGCTGGCCCAGCTGCTGTTCTCCGAATACTGCGCCCAGCTGGTCGGCGGCGTGCCGATGAACCAGGGCGAGATCGTCCGTCCCCAGCATCTGGTCGAGGACCGGGCGGTGCTCAACCGCCTGGCCTCCGAGGCCATGACCCGGCTGGCGGCCGAGGGCGGTTCGCAGGCGGTCAAGGCCCGCATCGCCCAGCGTCTGGCCGAGGCGCGCGGCCGTCCGACCCTGGAACAGACCGGCCTCGACGAGACGTTCGAGATGATCCGCGACCAGTTCCACGCCTTCGCCGAGGAGAAGGTCACGCCCTTCGCCCACGAATGGCACCTGAAGGACGAGCTGATCCCGCTGGAGCTGGTGCAGGAGCTGGGCGAGTTGGGCGTGTTCGGCCTGACCATCCCCGAGGAATACGGCGGCAGCGGCATGGGCAAGACCGCCATGTGCGTGGTCTCTGAGGAGCTGTCGCGCGCCTGGATCGGCGTCGGGTCGCTGGCCACCCGCTCGGAGATCGCCGGCGAGCTGATCCTGACCGGCGGCACCGACGCTCAGAAGGAATACTGGCTGCCCAAGATCGCCAGCGCCGAGATCCTGCCGACCGCCGTCTTCACCGAGCCGAACACGGGCAGCGACCTCGGCGCCCTGCGCACGCGCGGCGAGCTGAAGGGCGACCAGTATGTGGTCACCGGCAACAAGACCTGGATTACCCACGCCGCCCGCGCCGACGTGATGACTCTCCTGGTTCGCACCGACCCGGCCACCACCGACTATCGCGGCCTTTCGATGCTGCTGGCCCCCAAGCCGCGTGGCACGGACGAGGCCCCGTTCCCCGCCGAGGGCATGAGCGGCGGCGAGATCGGCGTCATCGGCTATCGCGGCATGAAGGAATACGAGCTGGGCTTCGACGGCTTCACCGTTCCGGCCGAGAACCTGCTGGGCGGCGTGCCCGGCCAGGGCTTCAAGCAGCTGATGGCCACCTTCGAGAGCGCCCGCATCCAGACCGCCGCCCGCGCCGTCGGCGTGGCCCAGGCGGCGCTGGAGGTCGGCCTGTCCTACGCCCTCGACCGCAAGCAGTTCGGCCAGCCGATCTTCGACTTCCCGCGCGTGCACAACAAGCTGGCCATGATGGCCGCCGAGATCATGGGCGTGCGCCAGCTGACCTATTTCGCCGCCCATCAGAAGGACGAGGGCAAGCGCTGCGACCTCGAGGCCGGCATGGCCAAGCTGATCGCCGCCCGCGTCGCCTGGGCCGCCGCCGACAACGCCCTGCAGATCCACGGCGGTAACGGCTTTGCGATGGAATACGCCGCCAGCCGTCTTCTGGCTGACGCGCGCATCCTCAACATCTTCGAAGGCGCCGGCGAGATCCAGGCCCAGGTGATCGCGCGGCGCCTGCTGGACGGCGGGAATTAG
- a CDS encoding VOC family protein: MKITGVNHLALVCRDMAETVRFYTQILQMPLVKTVALPDGGQHFFFDCGSGSCLAFFWWPDVPPAAPGVASVKAFPAEAKTAVGSMNHVAFSVDEADLDACLQRLQAAGVPVFPMVVNHDDSEMGVARKLHPGVFVRSVYFTDPNGIMMELAAFTRAFGPEDVRHEPARAAVDA; this comes from the coding sequence ATGAAGATCACCGGCGTCAATCACCTGGCCTTGGTCTGCCGCGACATGGCCGAGACGGTGCGGTTCTACACCCAGATCCTGCAGATGCCGCTGGTCAAGACCGTGGCCCTGCCGGACGGCGGTCAGCACTTCTTTTTCGACTGCGGGAGCGGGTCTTGCCTCGCCTTCTTCTGGTGGCCGGACGTCCCGCCCGCCGCGCCGGGGGTGGCGTCGGTCAAGGCCTTCCCTGCCGAGGCCAAGACGGCGGTCGGTTCGATGAACCATGTCGCCTTCAGCGTCGACGAGGCCGATCTCGACGCGTGCCTTCAGCGCCTGCAGGCCGCCGGGGTCCCTGTGTTCCCGATGGTCGTGAACCACGATGACAGCGAGATGGGCGTGGCCCGCAAGCTGCATCCGGGCGTGTTTGTTCGCTCGGTCTACTTCACCGATCCTAACGGGATCATGATGGAGCTGGCCGCCTTCACCCGGGCGTTCGGGCCCGAGGACGTGCGGCACGAACCGGCCCGCGCTGCGGTCGACGCCTGA
- a CDS encoding phage holin family protein: protein MVRLIFRLLIAAFGLWLATQIVPGVSADGWKTLLIAGLLLGIVNAVVRPIVTLLTFPLTLATLGLFLLVVNAGMIGLVAWMLDGLTVRGLWAGMLAAIVTGVVSWGGQILLGDTKKEERE from the coding sequence ATGGTCCGTCTCATTTTTCGCCTGCTGATCGCCGCCTTCGGCTTGTGGCTGGCGACCCAGATCGTCCCGGGCGTTTCAGCCGACGGTTGGAAGACCCTGCTCATCGCAGGCTTGCTGCTGGGCATCGTCAATGCGGTGGTGCGCCCGATCGTGACCCTGCTGACCTTCCCTCTGACCTTGGCGACCCTGGGCCTGTTCCTGCTGGTGGTGAACGCCGGCATGATCGGCCTCGTGGCCTGGATGCTGGACGGCCTGACGGTTCGCGGCCTGTGGGCGGGGATGCTCGCGGCCATCGTCACTGGCGTGGTCAGCTGGGGCGGCCAGATCCTGCTGGGCGACACTAAGAAGGAGGAGCGGGAGTAG
- a CDS encoding EamA family transporter, with amino-acid sequence MPQAALPLRHFLLALAVVAVWGTNFVVIRVGLDHLPPLLFATLRFSMVLLPMAFFVKRPAVSWGNLAAYGVAIGAGQFGLLFMAMKGHISPGLASLVVQTQVFFTIGMAMWVSRERVQGFQVVALLLAASGIILIAAHGGGSARPLGVILVLLAAASWSAGNIVARQAGAVNMLGYVVWASLFSIPPLFAMSLWLEGWPAIVQGVTAATPWTWAAVAWQAVGNTMFGYAAWGWLLARHPAATITPMALLVPVFGMGASALLLHESLPAWKLIAAALVLTGLAVNMLWPKVRARLSPAA; translated from the coding sequence ATGCCCCAAGCCGCCCTGCCCTTGCGCCATTTCCTGCTGGCCTTGGCCGTGGTGGCGGTTTGGGGGACCAATTTCGTGGTGATCCGGGTGGGCCTGGATCACCTGCCACCGCTGCTGTTCGCCACCCTGCGCTTTTCGATGGTGCTTTTGCCGATGGCGTTCTTCGTGAAGCGGCCGGCGGTGTCGTGGGGCAACCTCGCCGCCTATGGCGTGGCGATCGGCGCCGGGCAGTTTGGCCTGCTGTTCATGGCCATGAAGGGCCATATCTCGCCGGGCCTGGCCTCGCTGGTGGTGCAGACCCAGGTGTTCTTCACCATCGGCATGGCCATGTGGGTCAGCCGCGAGCGGGTTCAGGGCTTTCAGGTCGTGGCCCTCTTGCTCGCCGCCTCGGGCATCATCCTGATCGCCGCGCACGGCGGCGGCTCGGCGAGGCCGCTGGGCGTGATCCTGGTGCTGCTGGCCGCCGCCAGTTGGTCGGCCGGAAACATCGTCGCCCGCCAGGCCGGCGCGGTGAACATGCTGGGCTATGTGGTCTGGGCCAGCCTGTTCTCGATCCCGCCGCTGTTTGCGATGTCGCTGTGGCTGGAGGGCTGGCCCGCCATCGTCCAGGGCGTCACCGCCGCCACGCCCTGGACCTGGGCCGCTGTCGCCTGGCAGGCGGTCGGCAACACCATGTTCGGCTACGCCGCCTGGGGCTGGCTTCTGGCCCGCCACCCGGCGGCCACTATCACCCCGATGGCGCTGCTGGTGCCGGTGTTCGGCATGGGCGCCTCGGCCCTGCTGCTGCACGAGAGCCTGCCCGCCTGGAAACTGATCGCCGCAGCCCTGGTGCTGACCGGCCTGGCGGTGAACATGCTGTGGCCGAAGGTGCGGGCGCGGTTGTCGCCGGCGGCCTGA
- a CDS encoding DUF2855 family protein, whose translation MAWDFVVAKSDLRRTAFQDVAPPSLADGEVRLIIERFALTANNITYAVFGEMMKYWDFFPAAEGFGRVPVWGFARVEASNHPGVEIGQRFYGYWPMSTHLTVTPKVGKAGFADVAPHRQHLAAVYNQYVAVGEESPLEAHTALLQPLFITSFLIDDQLDEAGFHGAKSVILSSASSKTAIALAALLKKRGGVEVVGLTSPRNRAFVEGLGFYDQVVLYGDLPTAPIAGPAVFVDFAGDSAVLAAVHNRFADDLKASILVGGTHWEAPRAQAALPGPQPAFFFAPDRVAKRRQDWPGGEFDQRYGAAWAPFVADAPRWLKVEEGQGQDAMRAAYLAQVDGGTAPDVGVVLRP comes from the coding sequence ATGGCCTGGGATTTTGTCGTCGCCAAGAGCGACTTGCGCCGCACTGCCTTTCAGGACGTCGCGCCGCCGTCTCTGGCCGATGGCGAGGTGCGCCTGATCATCGAGCGGTTCGCTCTGACGGCCAACAATATCACCTACGCGGTGTTCGGCGAGATGATGAAGTACTGGGATTTCTTCCCGGCCGCCGAGGGCTTTGGCCGTGTGCCGGTCTGGGGCTTCGCGCGGGTCGAGGCCAGCAATCACCCTGGCGTCGAGATCGGCCAGCGGTTCTACGGCTATTGGCCGATGTCCACCCACCTGACCGTGACGCCCAAGGTCGGCAAGGCCGGCTTCGCCGATGTCGCGCCGCACCGCCAGCATCTGGCGGCGGTCTACAACCAGTATGTCGCCGTGGGCGAGGAGAGCCCGCTGGAGGCGCATACGGCGCTGCTGCAGCCCTTGTTCATCACCTCGTTCCTGATCGACGACCAGCTGGACGAGGCGGGCTTCCACGGCGCCAAGAGCGTCATCCTGTCCAGCGCCTCGTCTAAGACCGCCATCGCCCTGGCGGCGCTGCTCAAGAAGCGTGGCGGCGTCGAAGTGGTCGGCCTGACCTCGCCGCGCAATAGGGCCTTCGTCGAGGGACTCGGCTTCTACGACCAGGTGGTGCTGTACGGCGACCTGCCGACCGCGCCGATCGCCGGGCCGGCGGTGTTCGTCGATTTCGCCGGCGACTCGGCGGTGCTGGCGGCAGTGCACAACCGCTTCGCCGACGACCTGAAGGCCTCGATCCTGGTCGGCGGCACCCATTGGGAGGCGCCGCGCGCCCAGGCCGCGTTGCCAGGGCCGCAGCCGGCCTTCTTCTTCGCGCCCGACCGGGTGGCCAAGCGCCGCCAGGACTGGCCGGGCGGCGAGTTCGACCAGCGCTACGGCGCAGCCTGGGCCCCGTTCGTGGCCGACGCGCCGCGCTGGCTGAAGGTCGAGGAAGGCCAGGGGCAGGACGCCATGCGCGCGGCCTACCTGGCCCAGGTGGACGGCGGGACCGCGCCGGACGTCGGCGTGGTCCTGCGGCCCTAA
- a CDS encoding epoxide hydrolase family protein, whose translation MPKPFEVNWSREAVDKVLAQVRAYEFPPAPEGGGWGYGCDADFLKDLCAYWTGDFDVGAVQANLNRFPQFTATIEDLDIHFVHVVGEAGGKRPLLVTHGWPGSHFEFWDAIEPLAFPSRHGGDPADAFDLVIPSLPGFGFSGKPRRPLGQRATARLFNTLMTRELGYETYLAQGGDWGGLVTSWLGLDHAAHAKAIHLNMIGLRPAGPPTTQEEIDWITGFGAQMDLWGAYFRLQASKPQSVAWLGANNPVGQAAWILERFHDWADLSTKPFDQVFTRDQLLTNLMIYVMTGSFTTGAWYYRAMLEEGGPVLAQGQRCETPTAFANFPGESIYKPPPRSWADRAYNITRWSQMPRGGHFAAMEEPGLFVDDVRAWAREL comes from the coding sequence ATGCCAAAGCCGTTCGAGGTGAACTGGAGCCGCGAGGCGGTCGACAAGGTGCTGGCCCAGGTCCGCGCCTATGAGTTCCCGCCGGCGCCAGAGGGCGGCGGCTGGGGCTATGGCTGTGACGCGGACTTCCTGAAGGACCTCTGCGCCTACTGGACGGGCGACTTCGACGTCGGCGCGGTCCAGGCCAACCTCAATCGCTTCCCGCAGTTCACCGCAACGATCGAGGACCTTGATATCCACTTCGTCCACGTGGTCGGCGAGGCTGGCGGCAAGCGGCCGCTGCTGGTCACCCATGGCTGGCCGGGGTCGCACTTCGAGTTCTGGGACGCGATCGAGCCCCTGGCCTTCCCCTCGCGCCACGGCGGCGATCCAGCCGACGCGTTCGATCTGGTCATCCCGTCGCTGCCGGGCTTTGGCTTCTCGGGCAAGCCGAGGCGCCCGCTGGGCCAGCGCGCCACCGCGCGCCTGTTCAACACCCTGATGACCCGCGAGCTGGGCTACGAGACTTACCTCGCCCAAGGCGGCGACTGGGGCGGGCTCGTCACCTCGTGGCTGGGCCTCGATCACGCCGCCCATGCGAAGGCCATCCACCTGAACATGATCGGCCTGCGTCCCGCCGGTCCGCCCACGACCCAGGAAGAGATCGACTGGATCACCGGCTTCGGCGCCCAGATGGACCTGTGGGGCGCCTATTTTCGCCTGCAGGCCAGCAAGCCCCAATCGGTGGCCTGGCTGGGCGCCAACAACCCCGTGGGTCAGGCCGCCTGGATCCTCGAGCGCTTCCACGACTGGGCCGACCTGTCGACCAAGCCCTTCGATCAGGTCTTCACCCGCGACCAGCTGCTGACCAACCTGATGATCTATGTGATGACCGGCAGCTTCACGACCGGCGCCTGGTACTATCGCGCCATGCTGGAAGAAGGCGGCCCGGTGCTGGCGCAGGGCCAGCGCTGCGAGACCCCGACCGCCTTCGCCAACTTCCCCGGCGAGAGCATCTACAAGCCCCCACCCCGCTCGTGGGCCGACCGGGCCTACAACATCACGCGCTGGAGCCAGATGCCGCGCGGCGGCCACTTCGCGGCGATGGAGGAGCCGGGGCTGTTCGTCGACGACGTGCGGGCGTGGGCGCGGGAACTCTAG
- a CDS encoding threonine aldolase family protein — protein sequence MMTQTAPRYDFASDNVAGAMPEVMDALIAANAGTASGYGTDHVSRAAGDRIRAALDADAQVRFTASGTAANAFALTLLAQPHEAVLAHEHAHICTDETGAPGFFGQGVGLIGLPGASGKMELAPLEAALAQPDVSYRQPAAALSLTTATEYGTVYSEDHLRALIAPVKAKGYGVHLDGARLANAVAAGFDLKSIARMGVDILVMGGTKAGSTPTEAVVFLNPDHAKRLDARLKHAGQLISKGRFLAAPWLGLLGENGQTGPWAARAAHANAMAQKLAALMPFPIKHPVEANGIFVEMDEPVLERLRGEGWFVYRFLDGTVRFMCSWATTPEMVEDLGAALKRVA from the coding sequence TTGATGACCCAGACCGCGCCCCGCTACGATTTCGCCTCCGACAACGTCGCCGGCGCCATGCCCGAGGTGATGGACGCGTTGATCGCCGCCAACGCCGGCACGGCCTCGGGCTATGGGACCGACCATGTCAGCCGCGCGGCGGGCGACCGCATCCGCGCCGCGCTGGACGCGGACGCGCAGGTGCGGTTCACCGCCTCGGGCACCGCCGCCAACGCCTTCGCCCTGACCCTGCTGGCCCAGCCGCACGAGGCGGTGCTGGCCCACGAGCACGCCCACATCTGCACCGACGAGACCGGCGCGCCCGGCTTCTTTGGCCAGGGCGTCGGCTTGATCGGCCTGCCGGGCGCATCGGGCAAGATGGAGCTGGCACCGCTGGAGGCGGCGCTGGCGCAGCCGGACGTCTCGTACCGTCAGCCGGCGGCGGCCCTGTCGCTGACCACCGCCACCGAGTACGGCACGGTCTATTCGGAAGACCACCTGCGGGCCCTGATCGCGCCGGTGAAGGCCAAGGGCTACGGCGTCCACCTGGACGGCGCGCGGCTGGCCAATGCGGTCGCGGCGGGCTTTGACCTGAAGAGCATCGCCAGGATGGGCGTCGACATCCTGGTGATGGGCGGGACTAAGGCCGGCTCGACGCCGACCGAGGCCGTGGTGTTCCTGAACCCCGATCACGCCAAACGCCTGGACGCGCGCTTGAAGCATGCCGGCCAGCTGATCTCGAAGGGACGCTTCCTGGCCGCGCCGTGGCTGGGCCTGCTGGGCGAGAACGGTCAGACCGGCCCCTGGGCCGCCCGCGCCGCCCACGCCAACGCCATGGCGCAGAAGCTGGCCGCGCTGATGCCCTTCCCGATCAAGCACCCGGTCGAGGCCAACGGCATCTTCGTCGAGATGGACGAGCCGGTGTTGGAGCGTCTGCGCGGCGAAGGCTGGTTCGTCTATCGCTTCCTGGACGGCACTGTGCGCTTCATGTGCTCGTGGGCCACGACGCCCGAGATGGTCGAGGACCTGGGCGCGGCGCTGAAGCGGGTGGCTTAG
- a CDS encoding GFA family protein, with protein MSKITGGCLCGEIRYEMEGVFNVAVCHCRECQYASGGGPNYIALVPAPAFAFTKGEPRRYTRPGGSGQAVTRIFCADCGTPLVSEIAMPVVAVKLGGLDDPAPYKPGVSVWTCEAQPWHPIDPAAPAFAKNPSG; from the coding sequence ATGAGCAAGATCACCGGCGGCTGCCTGTGCGGCGAGATCCGCTACGAGATGGAGGGCGTGTTCAACGTCGCCGTCTGCCACTGCCGCGAATGCCAATATGCTTCGGGCGGCGGGCCCAACTATATCGCGCTGGTCCCCGCGCCGGCGTTCGCCTTCACCAAGGGCGAGCCCCGTCGCTACACGCGGCCCGGCGGCAGCGGCCAGGCGGTGACGCGGATCTTCTGCGCCGACTGCGGAACGCCGTTGGTGTCGGAGATCGCCATGCCCGTGGTCGCGGTGAAACTTGGCGGTCTTGATGATCCCGCTCCCTACAAGCCCGGGGTCTCGGTCTGGACGTGCGAGGCGCAGCCGTGGCATCCGATCGATCCGGCCGCTCCGGCCTTTGCGAAAAACCCCTCAGGTTGA
- a CDS encoding carboxymuconolactone decarboxylase family protein yields the protein MPRLRQIPRAEVTDKGTLRLYDLLFGDRDPVAEPGTDTGTRGDWWTVFAGSPDILRHAAQGFALYRDPVRKLDPVLRELAQTRAGWARGSQFVFSQHCKSLRGLGVSEDKIAAIPHWPVAAVFDAHERAVLAYTDGLVLDGGRVADGVFAALKAFLSDEQILELTYITCLYEMHAVMSRALRTEFDDRDDPIVEVAPPEGFSARDFLDTGR from the coding sequence ATGCCGCGCCTGCGCCAGATCCCCCGCGCCGAGGTGACCGACAAGGGAACCTTGAGGCTCTACGACCTGCTGTTCGGCGACCGCGATCCGGTGGCCGAGCCGGGCACCGACACCGGCACGCGTGGCGACTGGTGGACGGTCTTCGCCGGCAGTCCAGACATCCTGCGCCACGCCGCCCAGGGCTTTGCGCTCTATCGCGATCCCGTCCGCAAGCTGGACCCGGTGCTGCGTGAACTGGCCCAGACCCGGGCGGGCTGGGCGCGCGGCAGTCAGTTCGTGTTCTCCCAGCACTGCAAGTCGCTGCGCGGGCTAGGGGTCTCGGAGGACAAGATCGCCGCCATCCCCCACTGGCCGGTCGCGGCGGTTTTCGACGCCCATGAGCGCGCCGTGTTGGCCTATACCGACGGCCTGGTGCTGGACGGCGGCCGCGTGGCAGACGGGGTGTTCGCCGCCCTCAAGGCCTTCCTGTCCGACGAGCAGATTCTGGAGCTGACCTACATCACCTGCCTCTATGAGATGCACGCGGTGATGAGCCGGGCCCTGCGCACCGAGTTTGACGACCGCGACGACCCGATTGTCGAGGTCGCGCCGCCCGAAGGTTTCAGTGCGCGGGACTTTCTCGATACGGGTCGTTAA
- a CDS encoding serine hydrolase, giving the protein MLTTTRRAALISGLATTGLAAFGNRAFAQETGAVGAAVDQFAQDVMAAFPDQPGLGITVVENGQITLAKGYGVKALGGQDRCDANTIFGIASNTKAMTAALLAMLVEEGRVEWDAPVTQYLPDFAMKDPIVTKLLTVRDLLVHRSGLSLGAGDLMIWPAPTHTRAEIVAGLKHLPIGGQFRGGYAYDNVLYVVAGAVIEAVTGQTWEQVIKARIFDPLGMTNTVSSPRLVDQSRRALPHARLGPPVRGLGPQKVLPFDASFDAAGPAGGVNSCPADIGKWMQVQLGRGLSADGKRLWGEVQAREMWKPQTITSWSDGPSNENPARPSMQAYALGWYVQDHRGERLLWHTGGLAGFISYTGLLPGRKSGIMIMTNAEENPVLRSLRFGGPDRLQGRSDFDWIASSKRVQAEADAQTIKDAAAATTPKGGGAPPSLPLEAYAGVYRDPWYGTVTISVTGKGKKKGLYVSFDKTPLLRGKLAPFDGETFITTFEDRTQEDAFFTFDIKDGKAVSALVKAVSPLADFSYDYHDLRLTREG; this is encoded by the coding sequence ATGCTGACCACCACCCGCCGCGCCGCCCTGATCTCAGGCCTCGCCACCACCGGCCTGGCGGCGTTCGGGAACCGGGCTTTCGCGCAAGAGACGGGCGCGGTCGGCGCGGCGGTCGACCAGTTCGCCCAAGACGTGATGGCCGCCTTCCCCGACCAGCCGGGCCTGGGGATCACCGTGGTCGAGAACGGCCAGATCACCCTGGCCAAGGGCTATGGCGTCAAGGCGCTGGGCGGCCAGGACCGCTGTGACGCCAATACGATCTTCGGTATAGCCTCCAACACCAAGGCCATGACCGCCGCCCTGCTGGCCATGCTGGTCGAGGAGGGGCGGGTCGAGTGGGACGCGCCGGTCACCCAGTACCTGCCCGACTTTGCGATGAAGGACCCGATCGTCACCAAGCTGCTGACGGTGCGCGACCTGCTGGTCCACCGCAGCGGCCTGAGCCTGGGCGCGGGCGACCTGATGATCTGGCCGGCCCCCACCCACACCCGGGCCGAGATCGTGGCGGGCCTGAAGCACCTGCCGATCGGCGGCCAGTTCCGGGGCGGCTACGCCTATGACAACGTCCTCTATGTCGTCGCCGGGGCGGTCATCGAGGCGGTCACGGGGCAGACCTGGGAGCAGGTGATCAAGGCGCGGATCTTCGATCCGCTGGGCATGACCAACACCGTCTCCAGTCCGCGTCTCGTCGACCAGTCCCGCCGCGCCCTGCCGCATGCGCGCCTAGGTCCGCCGGTGCGGGGACTGGGACCGCAGAAGGTGCTGCCGTTCGACGCCAGCTTCGATGCGGCCGGCCCCGCAGGCGGGGTCAATTCGTGTCCCGCCGACATCGGCAAGTGGATGCAGGTTCAACTGGGTCGTGGCCTCTCGGCGGACGGCAAGCGTCTGTGGGGCGAGGTCCAGGCCCGCGAGATGTGGAAGCCGCAGACCATCACCAGCTGGTCGGACGGCCCGAGCAACGAGAACCCGGCGCGGCCCTCGATGCAGGCCTACGCCCTGGGCTGGTACGTGCAGGATCACCGGGGCGAGCGGCTGCTGTGGCACACCGGAGGGCTGGCCGGTTTCATCTCCTATACGGGCCTGCTGCCCGGCCGAAAGTCCGGGATCATGATCATGACCAACGCCGAGGAGAACCCGGTGCTGCGGTCGCTGCGCTTCGGCGGACCGGACCGGCTGCAGGGGCGCAGCGACTTCGACTGGATCGCCTCGTCCAAGCGCGTCCAGGCCGAGGCCGACGCCCAGACAATCAAGGACGCCGCGGCCGCCACCACGCCCAAGGGCGGCGGCGCTCCGCCGAGCCTGCCGCTGGAGGCCTATGCCGGGGTCTATCGCGATCCCTGGTACGGTACGGTGACGATCAGCGTCACGGGAAAGGGCAAGAAGAAGGGCCTCTACGTCTCGTTCGACAAGACCCCGCTGTTGCGCGGCAAGCTCGCGCCGTTCGACGGCGAGACCTTCATCACCACCTTCGAGGACCGCACCCAGGAAGACGCGTTCTTCACCTTCGACATCAAGGACGGCAAGGCGGTCTCGGCCCTGGTCAAGGCGGTCTCACCGCTGGCCGACTTCAGCTACGATTACCACGACTTGCGGCTGACGCGGGAAGGGTAG